The following nucleotide sequence is from Deltaproteobacteria bacterium.
CTGCGGGCACACCTGTGATGTCGATGATGACGAAGGGGGCCCGCGCCTGTTCGATGGCCTCAAGGAGCCGCTCCGTTGCGATGCGTGCCCTGTAGCTGTCCAGGGTGCCGATGAGTGGCAGGAGGACGATGCCTTCCCAGATGTCGATGACAGGGGTCGATAGTTCCAGAACCTCGTCCTGAAGATGCCTGATGGCCTCTTCCTGTTTGCGGAGCATCTCCTCCTGCTGCTCGATGAGTTTGCGCTCCTGCTCGATGCGTCCGGAGATATCGATGAAATGTTCGACACAGCCGACGATCTCTCCCTTATAGTTTTTGAGGGGACGGCTTGCGTATTCGATAGGGATCTCGCGTTCACCGGCCTTGAGGACCGTCTGTCCCTGGTGCACGGCGTTTTCCGAGATGGAGAGATGGCATGTGCAGTTCTCTGTCCCGCACATGGGGGTGTTGAAGACTTCGTAACACTTGCGGTCGAAACAGTCCCCCGGGGTCCGTCCTACCATGGCGGCCCCTGCCTGGTTGATCATGAGGATGGTGTGTTCCAGGTCCGTGACAAAGATCCCGGAAGGAACGGCGTTGATGATCTCGGAAAGAAAGGTCTCGTCCCGGTTGATCTCGGCTAAGTTTTCCATGTGCGTTCCCCTGTCTCCGGCACACTGCAAGGCGAAACTCGCCTTATGGCAGCTCAAAAAGGTCCCGGCCGCCCGCTTAAGGATTCAGGTCTATTCGTAGCACCCAAGCCAGCGGCCTGTCAATGGAAGGGGGCGTCTTTCTGCCCGTCGAAGCCGAAGCACCGGGATGGAAAGGTGAGGGTACACCTGGTCCCTTGGCCTTTTCGGGAGGAGATGGCTATATCGCCTCCAATGGACGCGACGAGCTGGTGGACTATGGCGAGCCCAAGGCCGGTTCCATCGGGCCGGGTTGTAAAAAAAGGGTTGAAGACCTTGGGGAGGTCCTCCTCGGCAATGCCTGTGCCCGTGTCCTCCACAGTGATGACGAGAGATTCATCCTGGATCTTCCCTGTCACGGATATCTTGCCGCCCCCGGAAGGAAGTGCCTGATGGGCGTTTGTGAGGAGGTTTTCGAGTATCTGGCGAAATCGGAAGCGATCTCCGTGGCATCGCAGGCCAGGCGGGATCTCGACGGTGATGTGTGCCTCTGGAAGGTCCTTTCGGCGTTTCATGCCCTCGATGATGGTTTCGATAAGGTCACCCAGCTCGAAGCTTTCCGAAGGCCGGGTCTCGGGCCTTGCATAGAGCAGAAAGGAGTGGGTGAGGTCGTTTAAGTGGCCGGCCTCACGTTGGATGATGGCCAGGAGGTTTTCTCCGCCGGGCAGGACGAGTTCCGACTCGGAAAGGAGCTGGGATGCCCCAGAGATGGAGGCAAGCGGGTTTCGAATCTCGTGGGCAAGTCCCGCGGCCATCTCGCCGAGGGCAGCCAGCCGTCCGATCCTCTCTCTTCGTGCCTCCTCCTCTTTCGCCTGGGTGATGTCCTGGAATATGATCCCGTGTCCGAGGAGGCCGTTTCTGTCGTCCCGGAGGGGAAAGGCCGAGATCCCAAAGCACCTTTTGGCGGATGTCTTGCCAAAGGGCAGCTCCATCCTTTCCGTCTCCTCGTTTCTGGCAAGACGGGCGACGACCTCGCTGGACTCCGGCCAGACGTCCACGATGTTTTGTCCTATGATGTCCTGCTGTGTCTCTCCAAGGAGCTTATGAGCCGCTGCATTGGAGCTCAGGATCGTTCCTTTTTCATCAATGGCCAGGAGCCCGGATTTGAGGCTGTTTGCCAGGTACCGATGGAGTTTTTCGATCCTCCTGAGGTTTTTTTCGGCCGTGGCCAGGCGCGATTCCGCCCTGTGAATTCGGCGCGCGAGCAGTATCCCCAGGGAGGCGATGACGGCGAACGCCGCCATGTTGACGAAAAAGGTGAAGAGGACCTCGCGTAGAGGGATGGCGGGTTGAGAGGCAGCCCAGCACGCGAAGGCGTAACTCGCGGTGGAGAGGATCAAGGCAAGTGTCCCCCCGCGCCGTCCGTCCAGAAAGCAGGCCGAGATGATGACTGCCGGATATAGATATGCAAAAGGGCTTGTGATTCCTCCGGACCAATAGACGGCCAGGCCCACGATCCCCACGTCGAGAAAGGCCTGGGTAATGACGAGACCCTGTTCGAGGATGCCCAAGACCCGCCAGAGTAGGGAGAGGAGGGTTGCGATGATGATCCCGGCGACTACAAGGGCGAAACGCCATCTGTCAAGGGCCTCTACCGTATCTGACAACAGGAAATAGGCCCCGCTGAAGAGGACGAGGATCAGGACGAATCGGCCGGCCAGGATCCAGTAAAACGGCCTTTCCGCAAGGGTCTCAGAGTCCATATTTGGCCAGCCGGTAGCGGAAAGAGCGAAAATTGAGGCCGAGCAGGGCCGCTGCCTCGGTTTTTGAACCACCGCTTCGCTCCAGGGCCTTGAGGAGGAGGCCCTTTTCTATATCGGCGAGATAGGCCTCGAGGTCGAGACCCTCTGGGGGGATGTCCGGGGCAGAGGTGGCCGGGGCCTTTGCGGATTCCGCCTGGGTCTTGAATCTGGCGAGGGAAAGGCTCTCCGGGAGGATGAGGCTAGAGGAGGAGAGGGCCACGCTCCGTTCGATGATGTTTTCGAGTTCCCGCACATTGCCCGGAA
It contains:
- a CDS encoding PAS domain-containing protein, coding for MENLAEINRDETFLSEIINAVPSGIFVTDLEHTILMINQAGAAMVGRTPGDCFDRKCYEVFNTPMCGTENCTCHLSISENAVHQGQTVLKAGEREIPIEYASRPLKNYKGEIVGCVEHFIDISGRIEQERKLIEQQEEMLRKQEEAIRHLQDEVLELSTPVIDIWEGIVLLPLIGTLDSYRARIATERLLEAIEQARAPFVIIDITGVPAVDADVARHLIQTIHAVRYMGSEAIISGISPHIARTITQLDVRMENVTFRSRMTDALHLAIYRMEEASEKGRRAVDIARKKIGRS
- a CDS encoding PAS domain S-box protein; the protein is MDSETLAERPFYWILAGRFVLILVLFSGAYFLLSDTVEALDRWRFALVVAGIIIATLLSLLWRVLGILEQGLVITQAFLDVGIVGLAVYWSGGITSPFAYLYPAVIISACFLDGRRGGTLALILSTASYAFACWAASQPAIPLREVLFTFFVNMAAFAVIASLGILLARRIHRAESRLATAEKNLRRIEKLHRYLANSLKSGLLAIDEKGTILSSNAAAHKLLGETQQDIIGQNIVDVWPESSEVVARLARNEETERMELPFGKTSAKRCFGISAFPLRDDRNGLLGHGIIFQDITQAKEEEARRERIGRLAALGEMAAGLAHEIRNPLASISGASQLLSESELVLPGGENLLAIIQREAGHLNDLTHSFLLYARPETRPSESFELGDLIETIIEGMKRRKDLPEAHITVEIPPGLRCHGDRFRFRQILENLLTNAHQALPSGGGKISVTGKIQDESLVITVEDTGTGIAEEDLPKVFNPFFTTRPDGTGLGLAIVHQLVASIGGDIAISSRKGQGTRCTLTFPSRCFGFDGQKDAPFH